One window of the Lysobacter sp. S4-A87 genome contains the following:
- a CDS encoding VacJ family lipoprotein, protein MRPHAPLIALVLACVPLFGQAQILTRPLSGQQREEFDRCMKEAGEDAAKARACVKASIDGQPATPEQPPATTEPVTPEPVTPVPSEPATPVEPTPPEAQPETQPQPEPTPAPQTDDRTDAERDYDALYGTPDDGYADPNLPTPAVMPAIYDPWEKYNRKMHSFNNAIDRGVARPLARGYVKVVPRPFRLGISNFFNNLGQPVSAVNALLQGKPKQAGQSLGRFILNTTLGIGGIFDPASDAKLPNRGEDFGQTLGVWGWKRSRYVELPLFGPRTLRDSLGMVGDAPLSPLRQVEADKVRIPLQGLQLVDIRSQLLATDSFREGAEDDYTLVRDAWIQRRDYQIQGDRLNGDETDTLPDYLQDDSNPQVPVDALPVMPADGG, encoded by the coding sequence ATGCGCCCCCACGCACCTCTTATCGCTCTAGTGCTCGCCTGCGTGCCGTTGTTCGGCCAAGCGCAGATCCTCACGCGTCCGTTGTCGGGCCAGCAGCGCGAGGAGTTCGATCGCTGCATGAAGGAAGCAGGCGAGGACGCCGCCAAGGCGCGCGCGTGCGTGAAAGCGTCGATTGACGGCCAACCGGCGACGCCGGAGCAGCCGCCGGCTACGACCGAGCCGGTGACGCCTGAGCCGGTGACGCCGGTACCGAGCGAGCCTGCGACGCCAGTCGAGCCGACGCCGCCGGAAGCTCAGCCGGAAACGCAGCCGCAACCCGAGCCGACACCGGCGCCGCAGACCGACGATCGCACCGACGCCGAGCGCGACTACGACGCCCTGTACGGCACGCCGGACGATGGCTATGCAGACCCGAACCTGCCGACGCCGGCGGTGATGCCCGCGATCTACGATCCGTGGGAGAAGTACAACCGGAAGATGCACAGCTTCAACAACGCCATCGACCGCGGTGTCGCGCGTCCGCTGGCGCGCGGTTACGTGAAGGTCGTGCCGCGTCCCTTTCGTCTTGGCATAAGCAACTTCTTCAACAACCTTGGCCAGCCGGTGTCGGCGGTCAATGCGCTGCTGCAGGGCAAGCCCAAGCAGGCAGGGCAGTCGCTGGGACGTTTCATCCTCAACACCACGCTGGGTATCGGCGGCATCTTCGATCCGGCCTCCGACGCCAAGCTGCCCAATCGTGGCGAGGATTTCGGCCAGACGCTTGGTGTGTGGGGCTGGAAGCGCTCGCGTTATGTCGAGCTGCCGCTGTTCGGGCCGCGTACGCTGCGCGACTCGCTGGGCATGGTCGGCGACGCGCCGCTGAGCCCGCTGCGCCAGGTCGAGGCCGACAAGGTGCGCATTCCGCTGCAGGGCCTGCAGCTGGTCGACATCCGCTCGCAGCTGCTGGCCACCGACAGCTTCCGCGAAGGCGCCGAGGACGACTACACGCTGGTGCGTGACGCCTGGATCCAGCGTCGCGACTACCAGATCCAGGGCGACCGCCTCAACGGCGACGAGACCGACACGCTGCCGGACTACCTGCAGGACGACAGCAATCCGCAGGTGCCGGTGGATGCGTTGCCGGTGATGCCGGCGGATGGTGGCTGA
- a CDS encoding STAS domain-containing protein: MTTATVRQDGDTLAFSGALERAAVASLWAQLRTLGPGLRRIDLGAVSRVDSAGLALLSELCARSSIAQVNGDPPGLAELRAAYRLDEALNFAS, from the coding sequence ATGACCACCGCGACGGTCCGCCAGGACGGTGACACCCTCGCCTTCAGCGGCGCGCTCGAGCGCGCCGCGGTTGCATCGCTGTGGGCGCAGCTGCGCACGCTCGGGCCGGGCCTGCGTCGCATTGACCTGGGTGCGGTCAGCCGGGTCGACAGCGCCGGACTGGCGCTGCTCTCGGAGCTGTGTGCCCGCAGTTCGATAGCCCAGGTCAATGGCGATCCGCCGGGACTGGCCGAACTGCGCGCCGCCTACCGCCTCGACGAAGCACTGAACTTCGCCAGCTGA
- a CDS encoding ABC transporter substrate-binding protein has protein sequence MNQSNRVLSLMITAALAVAAPAAVLAQAAPAAAPAAASTAPAGSPSALVLSNSTRILATLESRRAEFSKDRSALRQFIASEFDNIFDRDYSARLVLGVHGRGASDADVKVFADALADSLMQRYGSSLLDLNTKLKVRVKSETPIRGGAIVKVSSEYLRQGNEAVPVDYLMRKVGTQWKVFDVMVEGVSFVQTFRNQFDAPLKQKSIPQVAADIKAGRLQAQAASSN, from the coding sequence ATGAACCAGTCCAACCGCGTTCTCTCCCTCATGATTACCGCCGCCCTGGCCGTGGCCGCGCCCGCCGCGGTGCTGGCGCAGGCAGCGCCGGCCGCCGCTCCGGCCGCCGCCAGCACCGCTCCGGCCGGTTCGCCGAGCGCGCTGGTGCTGAGCAACAGCACCCGCATCCTGGCGACGCTGGAAAGCCGTCGTGCCGAGTTCAGCAAGGACCGCTCCGCGCTGCGCCAGTTCATCGCCAGCGAATTCGACAATATCTTCGACCGCGACTACTCCGCCCGCCTGGTGCTGGGCGTGCATGGCCGCGGCGCTTCCGACGCCGACGTGAAGGTGTTCGCCGACGCCCTCGCCGACAGCCTGATGCAGCGCTACGGCTCGTCCCTGCTCGACCTCAACACCAAGCTCAAGGTGCGGGTGAAGTCGGAAACGCCGATCCGCGGCGGCGCCATCGTCAAGGTCTCGAGCGAGTACCTGCGCCAGGGCAACGAAGCCGTGCCGGTCGACTACCTGATGCGCAAGGTCGGCACGCAGTGGAAGGTGTTCGACGTGATGGTCGAGGGCGTCAGCTTCGTGCAGACGTTCCGCAACCAGTTCGATGCCCCGCTCAAGCAGAAGTCGATCCCGCAGGTGGCCGCCGACATCAAGGCGGGCAGGCTGCAGGCCCAGGCTGCAAGCAGCAACTGA
- the mlaD gene encoding outer membrane lipid asymmetry maintenance protein MlaD, which yields MSIRAPRIEFAVGAFLLLALGSLLVLALASTNGRWGLGSDTYPLTARFSTIGALRPNAPIKIGGVAIGHVDKIEVDPVKFDTVVTMAVNKRYDKLPADTAASILTSGLLGESYINLAPGGDPESLKPGDEIYLTQSAVDLIQLVGKYMFSGGGAKPSDNAGQAADPSADVPDYLKGDAAPTDETKTK from the coding sequence ATGAGCATCCGCGCCCCCCGTATCGAATTTGCCGTCGGCGCCTTCCTGTTGCTGGCCCTGGGCTCGCTGCTGGTGCTGGCCCTGGCCTCGACCAACGGCCGCTGGGGCCTTGGCAGCGATACCTACCCGTTGACCGCACGTTTCTCGACGATCGGCGCACTTCGCCCCAACGCACCGATCAAGATCGGTGGCGTGGCGATCGGACATGTCGACAAGATCGAAGTAGATCCCGTCAAGTTCGACACCGTTGTGACCATGGCGGTGAACAAGCGCTACGACAAGCTGCCGGCCGACACCGCCGCCAGCATCCTCACCAGCGGCCTGCTGGGCGAGAGCTACATCAATCTCGCTCCTGGCGGAGATCCCGAGTCGCTCAAGCCGGGCGACGAGATCTACCTGACCCAGTCCGCGGTGGATCTGATCCAGCTGGTCGGCAAATACATGTTCAGCGGCGGTGGCGCCAAGCCCTCCGACAATGCCGGCCAAGCCGCAGACCCCTCTGCCGACGTTCCCGACTACCTGAAGGGCGATGCCGCCCCCACGGACGAGACCAAGACAAAATGA
- a CDS encoding MlaE family lipid ABC transporter permease subunit — protein MPFVAATRSLGRAGLFSLSVFRASKPTPDFFRELVREIYKIGARSLPIIAVGGAFVGLSVTLLGYRALETYGATAQVSALLGLGMYRELGPVLTALLFIGRAGSSIAAELGLMRATDQITALGLMAIDPVGKAVAPRFWAAVLCVPLLTGFFCSFAISASYFESVHVIGLDAGTFWQVLKDSVDFVDDFLMALVKSAVFGGTAALVASYVGFHAEPTIEGTSVATTRAVVNASLLVLMFNFVMSAFLFR, from the coding sequence ATGCCTTTCGTAGCCGCGACCCGTTCGCTTGGCCGCGCCGGCCTGTTTTCGCTGTCCGTGTTCCGGGCCTCGAAGCCGACCCCGGACTTCTTCCGCGAGCTGGTTCGCGAGATCTACAAGATCGGCGCACGATCGCTGCCGATCATTGCCGTTGGCGGTGCGTTCGTCGGCCTTTCGGTGACATTGCTGGGCTACCGCGCGCTCGAGACCTACGGCGCGACCGCCCAGGTCAGCGCCCTGCTCGGCCTGGGCATGTACCGAGAACTGGGCCCGGTGCTGACCGCCCTGCTCTTCATTGGTCGCGCCGGCAGCTCCATTGCCGCCGAACTGGGCCTGATGCGGGCCACCGACCAGATCACCGCCCTGGGGCTGATGGCGATCGACCCGGTCGGCAAGGCCGTGGCGCCGCGCTTCTGGGCGGCGGTGCTGTGCGTGCCGCTGCTGACCGGCTTCTTCTGCAGCTTTGCGATCAGCGCCAGCTACTTCGAGTCGGTGCACGTGATCGGGCTTGATGCCGGCACGTTTTGGCAGGTTTTGAAGGACAGCGTCGATTTTGTTGACGACTTCCTGATGGCGCTGGTGAAGTCGGCCGTGTTCGGCGGCACCGCCGCGCTGGTCGCTTCCTATGTCGGCTTCCACGCCGAACCGACCATCGAAGGCACCTCGGTCGCCACCACCCGCGCGGTGGTGAATGCCTCGCTGCTGGTGCTGATGTTCAATTTCGTCATGTCCGCCTTCCTCTTCCGCTAA
- a CDS encoding ATP-binding cassette domain-containing protein — translation MNHEGPIVRLNQLRLDRGGRTVLHDINLDVPRGSVVAVLGPSGSGKSTLLAALTGELAPSAGSVEVFGQAVPQGRRALLELRKGIGVLLQGNGLLTDLTAAENVALPIRAHTNLPEPVIRQLVLMKLHAVGLRAAADAYPRELSGGMARRVALARALALDPPLMIYDEPLTGLDPIASGVVMALVRRLNETLGLTSIVVTHHVHETLPVADHAIVIANGGIVFSGTPAQLAASDDPLVQQFLKGEPDGPIAFDAAPRATEAA, via the coding sequence ATGAACCACGAAGGCCCCATCGTCCGCCTCAACCAGCTCCGCCTCGATCGCGGCGGGCGTACGGTGCTGCACGACATCAACCTCGACGTGCCGCGCGGCAGCGTTGTCGCCGTGCTCGGTCCGTCCGGCAGCGGCAAGTCGACGCTGCTGGCCGCACTGACCGGCGAGCTGGCGCCGTCGGCAGGCAGCGTCGAAGTCTTCGGTCAGGCCGTGCCCCAGGGCCGGCGTGCACTGCTCGAGTTGCGCAAGGGCATCGGCGTGCTGCTGCAGGGCAACGGCCTGCTGACCGACCTCACCGCGGCCGAGAACGTCGCGCTGCCGATTCGCGCCCACACCAACCTGCCCGAGCCGGTGATCCGCCAGCTGGTGCTGATGAAGCTGCACGCGGTCGGCCTGCGCGCCGCCGCCGATGCCTACCCGCGCGAACTGTCCGGCGGCATGGCCCGTCGCGTCGCGCTGGCGCGTGCGCTGGCGCTGGACCCGCCGCTGATGATCTACGACGAGCCGCTGACCGGCCTGGACCCGATCGCCAGCGGCGTGGTGATGGCGCTGGTGCGCCGCCTCAACGAAACGCTCGGGCTGACCAGCATCGTGGTCACCCACCACGTCCACGAAACCCTGCCGGTGGCCGACCATGCCATCGTCATCGCCAATGGCGGCATCGTCTTCTCCGGCACCCCGGCGCAGCTGGCGGCGAGCGACGACCCGCTCGTGCAGCAGTTCCTGAAGGGCGAGCCGGACGGTCCGATCGCGTTCGACGCCGCGCCGCGCGCGACGGAGGCGGCATGA
- the recC gene encoding exodeoxyribonuclease V subunit gamma, giving the protein MPGRPDFRLYHSNALDILAQLLAQELRSPAPGQSLLAPDIVLIPQVAMRRWLQATLATTYGIAANLEFLTPGEFVHRSLDANVPGGDHDLDADTLHWHLYAALGDPAALRTPALRPLRAYLQGADALKPWSLAGELAGVFEKYQAWRRDWLLAWEAGHEPGDPQAALWRRVASGGGHRAQRIGEYLQRFGDESGPLPKGLPSRLFAFATLNMSPDVLRVIATQARVGTLHFYLPSPTRSYWGDLQTLAEQLRSGADDPFGTPADENPLLQAWGAAGRDFIAVLGSYEVVHPSHEHAHYVDPEAADGDRPENDTMLGHLQRDLLHRRAPAPWRAQVDRNDPSVQVHACHTRLREVQVLHDQLRGLLDDPRFDPPLQPRDIAVLAPDIDPYIPCIDAVFGGRAGREDYIPFALADASPLAGEPLAELFLRLLALPVSRFGLNEILDLLASPPLASAAGLDAPALERLHGWLEEAGVRWGLDAGHRVQHDAPRDDAYTWSFALDRLLLGYASGSDEDIAGIAPWPELEGGAVDALDTLLRLMRVLARHQRTLAESMPPAQWRERLLGLLDALFLRPPAAAAGQRALERLRLLIGDFAQSAQRAGFDAPVPAEVVRAHFAARLSEADTRAPLLTGGVSFGRMVPMRLLPFRAICVLGLNDGDYPRRDPAAGLNRLSAELGTAHRRHGDRSLREDDRFLFLQLLASAGDVLYLSYQGADPRDGSPREPSVLVSELLNVIADYHAADADAKQSLVVRHPLQPFAPAAFGDAGEPRRYSYRDEWHPAANLRGGARHAPTPWLAGPLAADDDAAQVTMLDSLRRFLCDPAGQFLRERMGMRLPAEVEAADDTEPLLLPGGGWSRALLQRAVLEALLEQQTDGLYERLLARALLPSGPLGRREFEALVGQARPYAKEYAQWRGSRRPQALTVETTVDDTVLRGRIDNVYDHGLARVRIGEPNGPSTIRAGLDWLLLCAAGQGMPLVQFHDDGDGAQRIERPALRAEPAREALRRLLQLRGQGMREALAFAPYSGWALYSALREGMDEEKAWKKMSDRWTGEGGRNWAEGEADAIRLTLRGRDLLAEEGLRSAFAATTQWVFDAVTAYDRATAPESGA; this is encoded by the coding sequence ATGCCCGGCCGCCCCGACTTCCGTCTCTACCATTCCAACGCCCTGGACATCCTGGCGCAGCTGCTTGCGCAGGAGCTGCGCAGCCCTGCGCCGGGACAATCGCTGCTGGCACCCGACATCGTCCTCATCCCGCAGGTGGCGATGCGGCGCTGGCTGCAGGCGACCCTCGCCACGACCTACGGCATCGCCGCCAACCTGGAGTTCCTGACGCCCGGCGAGTTCGTCCATCGTTCCCTCGACGCGAACGTGCCCGGCGGCGACCACGACCTCGATGCCGACACGCTGCACTGGCACCTGTACGCCGCACTGGGCGACCCGGCCGCACTGCGCACGCCGGCATTGCGCCCGCTGCGCGCCTACCTGCAGGGCGCCGATGCCCTCAAGCCGTGGTCGCTGGCGGGCGAGCTGGCGGGCGTGTTCGAGAAGTACCAGGCCTGGCGACGCGACTGGCTGCTGGCGTGGGAGGCAGGGCACGAACCCGGCGACCCGCAGGCGGCACTGTGGCGCCGCGTGGCGTCCGGCGGCGGCCATCGCGCGCAGCGAATCGGCGAGTACCTGCAGCGTTTCGGCGACGAGTCGGGTCCGCTGCCGAAGGGCTTGCCATCGCGCCTGTTCGCCTTCGCCACCTTGAACATGTCGCCCGATGTGTTGCGCGTGATCGCCACACAGGCGCGGGTCGGAACGCTGCATTTCTATCTGCCCAGCCCGACGCGCAGTTACTGGGGCGACCTGCAGACCCTGGCCGAGCAGCTGCGCAGCGGCGCCGACGACCCGTTCGGCACGCCGGCTGACGAAAACCCGCTGCTGCAGGCCTGGGGTGCGGCGGGACGCGACTTCATTGCCGTGCTGGGCAGCTACGAAGTCGTGCATCCCTCGCACGAACACGCGCACTACGTCGATCCGGAAGCGGCCGACGGCGACCGGCCAGAAAACGACACGATGCTCGGCCACCTGCAGCGCGACCTGCTGCACCGGCGTGCGCCGGCGCCGTGGCGTGCACAGGTGGACCGCAACGACCCGAGCGTGCAGGTGCACGCCTGCCACACGCGCCTGCGCGAAGTGCAGGTGCTGCACGACCAGCTGCGCGGGCTGCTCGACGACCCGCGATTCGACCCGCCGCTGCAGCCGCGCGACATCGCCGTGCTTGCGCCCGACATCGATCCGTACATTCCCTGCATCGACGCGGTCTTCGGTGGGCGGGCAGGGCGCGAGGACTACATCCCGTTCGCGCTGGCCGATGCCAGCCCGCTCGCCGGCGAACCGCTGGCCGAACTCTTCCTGCGCCTGCTGGCCTTGCCGGTGTCGCGCTTCGGCCTCAACGAAATCCTCGACCTGCTCGCCAGTCCGCCCCTGGCCAGTGCCGCCGGGCTGGATGCACCCGCGCTGGAGCGCCTGCACGGCTGGCTGGAGGAGGCCGGCGTGCGCTGGGGCCTGGACGCAGGCCACCGCGTGCAGCACGACGCGCCGCGCGACGACGCCTACACCTGGTCCTTCGCCCTTGACCGCCTGCTGCTCGGCTATGCCAGCGGCAGCGACGAGGACATCGCCGGCATCGCCCCCTGGCCGGAACTGGAAGGCGGCGCGGTCGACGCGCTCGACACGCTGCTGCGCCTGATGCGCGTGCTCGCCCGACACCAGCGCACGCTGGCCGAGTCGATGCCGCCGGCGCAGTGGCGCGAACGCCTGCTTGGCTTGCTGGATGCTTTGTTCCTGCGGCCCCCGGCGGCCGCCGCCGGGCAACGCGCGCTGGAACGGCTGCGCCTGCTGATCGGCGACTTCGCCCAGTCCGCGCAACGCGCCGGCTTCGATGCGCCCGTGCCTGCCGAGGTCGTGCGCGCGCATTTCGCCGCGCGCCTGTCCGAAGCCGACACGCGTGCGCCGTTGCTCACCGGCGGCGTCAGCTTCGGCCGGATGGTGCCTATGCGGCTGCTGCCGTTCCGCGCGATCTGCGTGCTCGGCCTGAATGATGGCGATTACCCGCGGCGCGATCCTGCGGCCGGCCTGAACCGGCTGAGCGCCGAGCTCGGCACCGCCCATCGACGCCATGGCGACCGCTCGCTGCGCGAAGACGATCGCTTCCTGTTCCTGCAGTTGCTGGCTTCGGCCGGCGACGTGCTCTATCTGAGTTACCAGGGCGCCGACCCGCGCGACGGCAGTCCGCGCGAGCCATCGGTGCTGGTGTCGGAACTGCTCAATGTCATCGCCGACTACCACGCGGCGGACGCAGACGCGAAGCAGTCGCTGGTCGTCCGCCATCCGCTGCAGCCGTTCGCGCCGGCAGCGTTTGGCGATGCCGGCGAACCGCGCCGTTACAGCTATCGCGACGAATGGCACCCGGCGGCCAACCTGCGCGGCGGCGCGCGTCATGCACCGACGCCCTGGCTTGCTGGCCCGCTGGCCGCGGACGACGATGCAGCGCAGGTCACGATGCTCGACAGCCTGCGGCGCTTCCTCTGCGATCCGGCCGGCCAGTTCCTGCGCGAGCGCATGGGCATGCGCCTGCCGGCCGAAGTGGAGGCCGCCGACGACACCGAGCCGCTGCTGCTGCCCGGCGGTGGCTGGTCGCGCGCGCTGTTGCAGCGTGCGGTGCTCGAAGCCCTTCTTGAACAACAGACCGATGGCCTCTACGAACGGCTGCTGGCGCGCGCGCTGTTGCCCTCCGGCCCATTGGGCCGCCGCGAGTTCGAAGCGCTGGTCGGGCAGGCGCGGCCTTACGCGAAGGAATACGCGCAATGGCGCGGCAGCCGACGCCCGCAGGCGCTGACCGTGGAGACCACCGTCGACGACACCGTCCTGCGCGGCCGCATCGATAACGTCTACGACCACGGTCTGGCCCGCGTAAGGATCGGCGAGCCCAATGGGCCCTCGACGATTCGCGCCGGGCTGGACTGGCTGCTGCTGTGTGCGGCGGGACAAGGCATGCCGCTGGTGCAGTTCCACGACGACGGCGATGGCGCGCAGCGGATTGAACGCCCGGCACTGCGCGCCGAGCCGGCGCGCGAGGCATTGCGCCGGCTGTTGCAGCTGCGCGGGCAGGGGATGCGCGAGGCGCTCGCGTTTGCGCCGTACAGCGGCTGGGCGTTGTACAGCGCGCTGCGCGAAGGCATGGACGAAGAAAAGGCCTGGAAGAAGATGTCCGACCGCTGGACCGGCGAGGGCGGTCGCAACTGGGCCGAAGGGGAGGCCGACGCAATCCGGCTCACGCTGCGCGGCCGCGATCTGCTGGCCGAGGAAGGCCTGCGCAGCGCCTTCGCCGCGACCACTCAATGGGTGTTCGATGCCGTCACCGCATACGATCGCGCGACGGCGCCGGAGAGTGGCGCATGA